The stretch of DNA GTACAGAAATGCtgcagagagcaagagaaggcaAGTGCCCACCGTGAGCAAAGGCTAGGGGCTGGTGAAGCAACTGCGATAGGGCTGGCTCCTGGCCTTCCTCCCTCACTTGGTGGCAGTGGAAGCAGGACTTTGCCCTGCCTGCACTCCCCTCATTTTCCAAGCTGGAGGATCAAATAGGAGGATCAAATCCCTGctaccagggcagcccaggtggctcagcagtttaatgccacctttagcccagggcatgatcctagagacccaggatcaagtcccatgtcgggctccctgcatggagcctgcttctccctcagcctgtgtctctgccccccccccctctgtctctctcatgaataaatgaataaaatcttaaaaaaaaaaaaatccctgctacCAGAGAACTTATAGGGCCTCTCTATGGCCAAAGACCAGATGGCCATCTTGTAAGGTCCAGAGGCCCCACTTTCCTACAGCAGCAAATCTGCAGAGATGGGGAAGATTTCTCAAGGCAGTTAATGCATGCCAAGCCCCTACTGGAGACAGCACCTGGCCAACCGCCCTCACCCTGTGCTGCGCCATCAGCTACAGCCGGCAgcaggtgggggagtggggcagacAAGGGCTCACGGTGCACATGGCAGAACTCCTCAGACAGCAGGAGGCCCAGCCAGTCTCCTCAAAGAAACACCAAACAGTTGAGGACAGTACTGGAACCCAGGGTGAGAACCCTCCCACGCAGGCGGACTGTGCCACCTGTCACTGGAGTGGCTAGACTCAGACTTGACACAGTGGCACTCTCCACAGCAGGGGTCGGTCCCTGTGGTCCCTGTGCTGAGGCCCGGCAGAGTGCTGGCTTGCAGGGGCTGAGCGGCAAGGAGCTCTGCCACCTGGCCacacccacccctccctgctccctctcctgtATCACCTGTTCTTGGCGGTGATGTAGGACATGATGTTTTGATTGAAGAACTTTAGGATCAGAGGGATGCAGTTGGCAAACACCAGGTGCTGGGCCATGTATTCAAACTGAAACCAACAGAAAAAAGTAAGTATGCCCTTTAGGACCTCGCCCTCTTTCCTCCAATGATAAAAGGCCTTGGTTGGAAGACTGTGTCTTAAAACATTCATGCAGAGTTCAAAGAGGTTTGAAGGTCAAGGCCTGAGTTTTTCAGGATTGGAGGAGTAGTGCTGCCTGAGGCCCTGGCCCAGGAAACAGGAAGGAAGGCCCTGCAGGTACCTGGTAGACGTGGTTCAACTTAAAATGCTTGAGCAGCAACAGCAGGACAGCAGAAATGGCCTTAACAATGACCTCTTTGTGGCGGTTCACGTCCACCCCCAGCTTCATGCTCTGCAACACTGTGGTGCTGGAAACACAATTCCCAGGGTGAGCCACCAGCAGGTACAGCACAGCCCTTCTGGGTGCTCATGGGAGAGACGGCATTCCTGAGCCTTCCCTGGGCAAAGGCCCCCACCTCACCACCCATGCCCCGTGGGCATCTCAgatatcaggccctgggctcctccTACCTGCCTCACAAGCAATCCAGCTCAGCACAATTCTCGTGAGGCCCCAAACACATTCTTAGCCTACTTCTCTGATTTCCTCGCAAAATGAACTCCTTTCCAAGTTCTTCGTAAGCTTTTGCTACTGTATGAACTTGGGTCCCTCCAAGTGTATCCTGTGGAATACTAGTACATTGAGGCTTTTCATACTGGGGAGAAAAaagggctttggagtcagatataCTGAAGAAGCACTAAGTTAAACTGTTTCTTAATTCAGGGCCTTGCACTGTAAATCTCTGTGAAATTTAGTATTTGACTCTGGAACCCTTCTTCCAAGGACCATCATGATGGCCTGGTGTTCTAGGACGCTCCCTTTGGTATTAACCaatccctgcctcctccctcacctGGCTATCATGGCCAGACTCAAGGGGCTCCAGCCCCCAGGGAGCTGGGCTCAGAGCTGGGTGGTACTGGCAGGCAGGCAAGCAGAAAGTCAGATCAAGGCCCAGGTCCTTCTCAAAGCAGAAAATGATCTCGGTTTGAACTCTCACATCAAAGCGATGAGGTCAGTGCCCCAGGGAAAAAGAATCCCTAAGGATTTCACTATCACCCTGAGATATCCACAAATATCCTGCATGCCAAATCAACAgcgaatagaaaagaatccacACCCAGCTCAAGTTCAGCTGTTGGCCGGTAAAACGTCCAGTAGTCCTGGATGATCACACAGCTTTCGAGGGAGGGTTTGGGAAATGTCAAACACAGCCTgattcattttacagaggaggaaataacTTTTCCCCAGTTCACTCAATGGCAGAGTCTACACCAGAATCCGGGCCTACCACACAAAGCCACTTCCCCAAccagtaaaattaagtatttaatccgatacagtttctttcttctgagcCAGGaataccctaaacttaacccacAGAGAAAGTGAGTCAAAGAGAGAAATCAACCTAACAAAGAGTGGGACCTGAGAGGAAAACCTTGCCTTTCCCCTCTACCCTGCAGCCTCTGTCCTGCTCCATTCACCGGTATGCTACTCAGCTACTCACGGCATCTCCTCAGGCAGGACATCGGCTAAGATGTTGATTGAGTCTGTTTTGGCCTTTGACGTGGGGGCTGCAGCCAGCAGGATCTTCAGCAGTGCGATCTGCCAAGAAGCAGAAGCAGCCCTAAGCCCTTAGAGGCAGTCCTTCCAGAGGAGCTCAGATGGGCGGTGGGAGGGGCTAAAGGACACTGGCAGAAGGTGCTCTCAAGGCCAGTGTAGTGAGGAGGGCGATCCCGCGGCAGTACCTACCCATGGCCACTAAAGGGGTCCCAGACCCAGAGCACTCCTGAAGAGGTGGCAAGGCCCCAGGAGCAGGGGCACTCACCATGTACTGAGGCAGGCTGGGAAGCAAGCCTTGGTAGAGGGTTTCTGCAGGTACTTGCTCaacttcctcttctcccttttaACACAATTAGGCACAAATACAAAACCCCGGTCCTGATGGGTCTCCTGAGCCAGCCTGCTAGGCGGCTAGAGGAGAATCTTTAAGTAGTGATATAAATAAAGGTGTTGATAACGACAGCAAACATTGAATAATACGACCTGTGAGGCACTTTACCTGTAATAACTCAGTTAATCCTTACTACAACTCTGTGAAGAaggctattattattcccattccaCAGGTAAGGAAACTAAAGCACTGCGAGATCCAGTAACTTGCCTAAGTGGCCACCTACCAAGTCAGGGAGCTGGGAGTCAGAGGCAGGTGATGGGCTCAGAGTCTGTGCTCTTGACCCTCATACTAATCACCCGCCACCCTTGCAATGGGAGCAAGACTGGGAGCTtcgagggcagggcctggggcagctcTGTGGTCTGggcccagcccagtgcctgggaACAGCAGGGGGGTGGGTGGCGACTGGAGAAGGCCTCAGACTCACCCCTGAGAGAGGAGAGCGAAGATACTCCTCCTCCATCTGCGCCTGGACCTCTGCAATCGATGTGTACTTGTGCtggagagagagtggggaaaCACCCCTCATTCGCTGGCCAAAGCCGCACACCCTGGCAAAGACCCCATGCGGTTTTCTTCAAACACAATCTTCTCAAAGAGAGCTAAAGTCACCACAAAAATCCCTAACTcaaatcctgaaatatttttctaagtggACACATATTTCTTAAATCCAGTCTAAAAAGCACACAATAGattaggaaaaaacaaaggaaagaagggacTTCCAGATAACTATAGAGATACGAGAAAACCACTAAAAGGAGAGTCAATGACTCAGAACCAAGTCCTCAAATAGCCTAATGGCACAGGGCCTGCTTAGCCCATTTGTACAAATCTCAAAAACGTATTTCACAAACATATCATCAACATTTACACTCTTGACATGTTGTTAGGGGAGATACCTCTTCCCCACTCTTGATGTTTCCTCCCATGTGGCGGGATACGTGTGTGTAAAAAAACTCCTGATCTCCCCTGCCCCTTTCCATACACTCACTCCTCTCCCTTCGCCGACTGGCAAGTATCAGGGAAGGAACAGGATTTTCTGAGCCCAATTTCCTTCTTTGaatttctctttagaaaaaagaaaagcctatgTTCTCTTCTGCTCCTCGATCAGGCTTAGCAGGGTTCCAATACCGCCTGGCCGTGGGTAGGTGAGTCCACCAACTCTGGAAGTAAAGCATTAGGGTGCATGTCGCTGCTGTGCCCTTTTGCCTCATTCTCCAGTCGCTCTATCAGCAAGAAAGCTGGTGTTTCAATCTCCATCTATCTACTCCTCTATCTCAATTGCCTTAGAGCTCGGGCTAGGAAAAGGGAAGGCTATTTATCAGGCCCCTTAAAACTCTAATTATCAAGTACTATCTTTAATAAACTCCCAGTTAAGTTTCCAACAAAAAGTCagcttaaataagtaaaacttataAAGAGCTGTTTTAAAGGGTATCACCATGGTCCACCCATGCCTCCGCCCTAGGTTCCTTCAGGCAGACAATAGTCTTAAAAGGTTTCTCCCAAAGGGCTGCTCTCACTTTACTCACTCGGGACCAAATAGGTCAAAAGCTCATTCAATGCCACCTACCTGTTTCAGAGTCTTGATGCTCTCATGGATTGGCCTGGGCAGCCCCACCACTGTGTTGGTGTCACTGGTGAATAAAGAAAGCCCTGTTTTAAGTCCAGACATGAATTCACCTCGATCCCCAAACACCAAAGGCCAGGAGAGTGAACTCCCGGTACCTTTCTTCAAAAGGAACTCAGATCACACTCACCTGCCTAAAGTGTAACCTATAAACTTGCTACGGCTGGACTCGAGGAACATCTCAATGTCTTTCTCTCTGCCAAAGAGAAAGAACCAggtttttattaaatgttatttcaaGGTGTCATGGTCAATAAAACACAGAATGCCCAAAAATGGTGAAGCCAGAAGAAAAGATCTCccaccattgtttttctttttaggaaaaaagaaagaaagaaagaaggaaggaaaggaggaaaggaagaaagaactaaAATCCTTAGacttttttaatgtcctttataACACTGTTGGATCAATAACCTGAAAATATGTTACAGGTAATTagtttatctgtaaaattaaggtgctagggatccctgggtggcgcagcggtttggcgcctgcctttggcccagggcgcgatcctggagacccgggatcgaatcccacgtcgggctcccggtgcatggagcctgcttctccctctacctatgtctctgcctctctctctctctctctgtatgactctcataaataaataataataaaaaaaaaataattaaaaaaaaaaattaaggtgctacatcaaactgaaaagcacACTTTATTCAGCTAACAAGTTTgtcaaaataatttctcaaatatttaaagttattacAATTAGACCTCTCAGCTACTGATATTTTCATATGTGTCCTGGGTCCCTGTCTTAAACAATTGGCATGCAAATCTTGCAGTTTTCTGATGACTAGTTTTGTATTGCCATCACAGATCACTGAAAACTGGGGTTTCAGATCAAGAAACTGACTTCTGTATTCTTTTGCACGTCCATCTATTTCTTAAGCTGGTGCCTTTTCAAACAGATACCACCTCCATTTACTTATCCAGGTACCTTCCCACCCACTGATTCATGCACACATATTTCAAACACCTTAAGTATGATCCTAAAActcttttttaatctgttaaaaaCCACATACAATCCCAGGGTGAGAGGAAATGAATCCAGTTAAATgtcctggttttcatttttccctaTTCTCCCTTCATTAGTATGGCTAACCAAGTGCTAACTCATATTACCAACTCAAGAGCCATACACGGGTCTCTCTGTGCAAGGCCAGTGCCCCGAGACCTCTGGGCCAACATGTGGTACTGTATAAGACAGCTTCATCCCAGAGCCAAGGTCGGCCTGGCCCTACAGAGGACTTCCCATGGTGACTCAGGCCAGAtgccaggcctgggggtgggagaTCTCTGGCTTCAGAAGCCAGGAGTGTGCCAGATGTCTGGGCCTCACCTGACCTTGGGAGCCCATGGAAGCCCCTTTGGGCAGGTGAGCCTGTCAGTCTGTGGGTGCTGCAGTGGGGGAGGCATCACTTCATCCCGTTCAAGGGGGAACGTCTCCCCCTCCAGACTGTTGTCATCatcattctcctcttcctcttctcgaGAGTCATCAGCCTTGTAGGGATCCCGCTCGTTGAAGGCGTCCAAGTTGTCCTGTTTTATCAGCGCCTGAAAACAGAGGGACAACCAAGCAACCATTAAGGGCAAGGAGGCTAGAGAGGCTCTATCACAGAAGGTAGTAGGCAGAGCCAAGGGCAGTGGAAAAGCCTGAGAGGAAGCCAAAGCTGAGCCAAAACAACAAAGGCCTTCTTGCCCCAGAGCCTCAAAAAAAAGCCATGTGTGAGTACCTACAATAAACTGGACCCTGGGCTAGAGACATAGAATCCCTGGCCCAGAGGCCTTCATTTGGACTAGCTAGTCAGAGATGATTTCCAACAGCCCTTTTCACACAGGGATCATGCTGCTACATGTCATGCACCTTGAGACCCTCAGGAGTCACAGGGGACATCGATTACCCTCACCTTGTGCTCCCGACGGCCCCGCTTTTGCTGCTGCTCAATCAAGTCTGAGGCAGATGCCGGCGGAGAGGCAGCCCTCATGTTACGGATCACCTTGATGCTGTCCTCAGGCAACGGAGGGAGGCCCAGGATGGTCCGCTTCTCAGCCTTCATGCTCTGCAGCTCCTCAAAGCCACCCAGTGTGCACTGCATCATGGacaaggggcagggctgggctgaaTGCATCCATGACTGGGTCCCTGGGCCCTGCGTTAGGCTCAAAAGCACATGTGATACCACGACCCACACCAATCTCTGAATAAGGAACTCACACGAGAATTCAGCAATGCGAAGGTGGGAGCAGAGAAAACGGACCAAGGGAAGGAGACATGGAGGCTAACTGAGCTAGTGGACATGCTTAGCTCCATATGTAGATATACTCTTCATGTCAAAAAGGCAGACTGCAAAGCCTACCCCATCAGGTTCGTAGAAAAGTCCATGAGACTCACATACTTCAAAAACTGTACATGCCGGTCTTTCAAAATCAAATTGGGGATACAGTtagatactacaaaaaaaaaggagaaaaaaaaaagcttcctctCATCATGCCCCTAGAAGCCAAAACCCCAGTGGAATTCAGCTTTTGCCTCTGGCTTCAGTGAGGCTTTGTGAGGAACCAAAGGGATGTGTGACCAAAACAAAAGGTGCACATCACTCTAAAGATTAAGAGGCCCTTAACTCACTGAGCCTGGCTCTGCAGAGTTTGTCTGctctggaaggaggaaggagagccccagagggaggagggggtccCAACTGCAACACTGCTCTCTGCTGAAATCACTCCTCCAGGTGGGAAGGGCGCTGGGCTTGGCGGCTGACAATGGCCCCAAGCCAAGGGTGCTGGCCAGTCCTTCCCCAGCCAGAAATGGGCTCCATACCACACCCTGAGGAAGATGGCACTAGCACAAGGCTCGCTCTTGCTTCCTTCAAGTGACCTCTGACTGAGGGGACCCGATTACACCAGCTCTAATTCTGCCTCCAATCACTTTATGGAAGCAGCTTCCAGGAGTCAGGGAGCCCACAATCTATTCTGACCCAAGGGCCAAGTTCTCTTTGACCATAGTGAGACAAAAGTACCAAAGCAGTTAGTTATATATTAATTCACATATAGTTTTTCACataattcaacatttaaaaagatatacaatgAAAAGTCTCCCTCCTGCCCCGATCCCTAGCAGCTGAGTTCCCCTTCAAGGAAATGCTCACCAACACTGTCTTCCAGAGCAGCAAGAGAACTTTCTTCATGGGGAAGTGAGGGGCATGGCCGCTGCAAAATTTGGTCACCATCCCAAACAGCATGATGGCAAATGGTTCATTGTTGTACAGGGGGGAACCTAGAGGGAACACTAAGGGATCAGGACCACCAGCAGGAACAGGACCCTCCCAAAGGCCAGAAGCCTCTGCTTCCAGGCAGGGCCTCAGCACCCCAGGATCTCTAGGGGCCTACCCAGCTCAGCCCTGAAGGTCTGTCGCATGGTCCTCCACTCAGCCTTATCGCCCTCACACTCCTGGTGAACGGTCTCCACAATCAGGTACATGATGTtgagcaggaccctgggaacaaGAGCCAGCTCACAATGGTGCAGAATGGGGAAGCAAGGGAGTGTCCCAGCTTCCCCACAGTCTAGCTGACATGAGGAAAGTGCTTGCACAAAGGCTAGCTAGGGGCGGAGGGCTGTGACGCAGAGAAAACCAAGAGTCCCACAGAGCAcctcttggtgtgtgtgtgccctTTCCTGGCCTCTGCTGTTAAGATCCTGACCAGATCTTACTCTGCTTGATATTTCAGCAGCATCGAGCTAAGTGCATATCAAAGCAGGTGCTTCATCAATGGGTTGCTGAATGGATTAACATGAACAAGAATGGCTCAAAACATTTCTGGTCCTAAGCTTCCTGGAGCAAGAAAAACTCAGAGGTGGGAGCGAACTGTGCAAGTAGGTGCCGGATCAGACAAAGCAGCACGGGGTCAAAGCTACTGTGATGGAGCAGAAATAGGGAGCCAGCGGGCGGTGCCCAGGGACCCGACCATAGTGGGGAAGACCACCAACACCAGGTCTGAAAACTCCCAAACTCAGAGACAAAGATGCTAAGCCTCACAAAAATGCGAAGGTGATCTCATTGTTCAGCAGTTGCTACTTCCTGTGCAGCCACAAAATATCATCAAGTAGATGGGGGTCGAGCTGCGTACCAGAAGGTGGAGCCCAAGTAGCCACATCATGCGTTTCACCAATCACAAAGTACCACACCACCAAGTTCTCAGCAAAAGTGTGGGCAGGAGGccatatctcattgtggctctAGTAAGTGGCTTCACCCTAGGTTTCCTGTGAGGGATACAGCCCAGAGGCCCACCGAGGGAAAACCCTCTGCAGGGCTGACTCAGGACACAGGAAGATCAGCATGCGCAGAAGGAGCACACCCACAGCGAGGGCACCCAAAAACACCCTCCTGCTGCCCGCTCTGATCTCATTCTCAGGGAACCCAGGCTTGCTGCCTGCCTCACCTCAGGTCTGTGCTGTCAGCCAAGGAGATGGCCGGCTTCCTCACTGCACTGCTGCAGGCGGCACTATTGCTGCAGGAGAGATTTGGGAGTCAAGTCTTCccccaggaaggaagaggaggagttcCCCTGACAAGGGCCACCCAGTGGAGGAATAAAACTATATATGTGCTTTGACTGCACAAGAGGCCACAGCTCAACCTGACTGCTCGGAACAGAGCCTGGACCACGCCCTCTGCCTTACTAGGCCCAGTCACCCTCCTCTGAGACCTGAGTCCTGCCAGCTCTGACCACTGAGTCCTGCCAGCTCTGTCCCCTCgacccctgcctccccttccctacTCCAGCTCCTCAGACGGACTCACTCTATTTCCATGTTCAGAAGTTCCACCAAAGCATTGAACGTGCCCACCTCCAGGAGCAGAAAGATGTTGTAGCGCATCCAGGACTGCACCTCTGCCTCCGAGCTACACTCTCCAAAGGTGCCTGCAGACACAGGGCTCATGGAGTCCTTCCCCAGATCTGACTAGGCAACGTCAGTGAAGGCAGTGTCAGGGTACCGGGGGCCCACTCAGTACCTTGGGCAACGTAGAGAATTGCTCGAGCCACCTTGAGTCTTTTCTCCCTGGCAGTGACTTCCAAGCCATCCAGGAGCCTCATGGCATGGGTACGGTGCTGGTTAGTATCCAGCTCGGTCCATTTCTTATCTGCTACTGCAGGGCAAGAGACCAGTTATACTTGAGCCCAGAAAAGTCCTCACAATGGAATGAACACAATGCTAACTCACCAAATTCAAGACTGCCACAAGACCAGAAAACTCAGTAAAAGAAGTTACTCTACATAAGGTGGAAGGTCATGCTGCTGCTCTACAGATTTCCAGACTGAAACActgatattttttatgttatcttTATCACATAAAGCTTCCTCCGCTCCCCATATTCACACTCTGAAAAGCTACCACCAGAGTACCAGCAATCCCCCACTAAAGCTCACAGGGGCCAATCATTGAACAATCATGGTTCAGCAGGTCTCTTAGGCCAGTCCAGAATGACTCAAGTCGCTCAGATGACTAAGAGAAACTCTGCAGCTCTCACCACACAGGGACAGAGGAACCAACAAGTGCAGGGAACCAGCTCACCATGGATCCGGAAGTCCTCCTCAAAGCATTTTCGATTCATCAGGAATTCTGGCCCTTCCGTGTAGCTGTAAAGCTCTATTAAGAACAAAATCTCATTAGCTCCACGTCCACCTTCCATAGCAGTTCTCATAGGTAGCAAAGAATATAAGGCATCTGCTTCTAGGCCCCAGTCTCCCTGAATCACAGTGACTCCCAGACTATCCAATGACTAAGGGGGTGTGAGTGCTCTGACGTGCACGATGCAAAAAAGTGCTGATTCCCGCTAGCAGCCGATAATCAGAATGCCACATAAATCCAGGCCTTTCCAGTCCTGTGCATATCAATCCCACCATGCCATGACAAGGCTGACTGCCACCACGGACAAGTGTCTCTCAGGTGGCCCTGACTTCCTAAATAGGACCTGTACTATGGAGGCCTGAGAAGCAGCTCAGGCTAGCTTCACATTACATGTGAGTAGCAGTGGCAGTAACAGATGTGCACAGATGCAGCACACTTGTTGGCATGCCTCATGAGTGACCTACTGCT from Vulpes vulpes isolate BD-2025 chromosome 3, VulVul3, whole genome shotgun sequence encodes:
- the STRIP1 gene encoding striatin-interacting protein 1, with the translated sequence MEPAAGVPGPLIMNNKQPQPPPPPPPAAAQPPPGAPRAGGGLLPGGKAREFNRNQRKDSEGYSESPDLEFEYADTDKWAAELSELYSYTEGPEFLMNRKCFEEDFRIHVADKKWTELDTNQHRTHAMRLLDGLEVTAREKRLKVARAILYVAQGTFGECSSEAEVQSWMRYNIFLLLEVGTFNALVELLNMEIDNSAACSSAVRKPAISLADSTDLRVLLNIMYLIVETVHQECEGDKAEWRTMRQTFRAELGSPLYNNEPFAIMLFGMVTKFCSGHAPHFPMKKVLLLLWKTVLCTLGGFEELQSMKAEKRTILGLPPLPEDSIKVIRNMRAASPPASASDLIEQQQKRGRREHKALIKQDNLDAFNERDPYKADDSREEEEENDDDNSLEGETFPLERDEVMPPPLQHPQTDRLTCPKGLPWAPKVREKDIEMFLESSRSKFIGYTLGSDTNTVVGLPRPIHESIKTLKQHKYTSIAEVQAQMEEEYLRSPLSGGEEEVEQVPAETLYQGLLPSLPQYMIALLKILLAAAPTSKAKTDSINILADVLPEEMPTTVLQSMKLGVDVNRHKEVIVKAISAVLLLLLKHFKLNHVYQFEYMAQHLVFANCIPLILKFFNQNIMSYITAKNSISVLDYPHCVVHELPELTAESLEAGDNNQFCWRNLFSCINLLRILNKLTKWKHSRTMMLVVFKSAPILKRALKVKQAMMQLYVLKLLKVQTKYLGRQWRKSNMKTMSAIYQKVRHRLNDDWAYGNDLDARPWDFQAEECALRANIERFNARRYDRAHSNPDFLPVDNCLQSVLGQRVDLPEDFQMNYDLWLEREVFSKPISWEELLQ